A part of Myxococcus landrumus genomic DNA contains:
- a CDS encoding serine/threonine-protein kinase: protein MRCPNCHRRLPLGAACPVHGTRALGPAFPEALPLADVPGVRGAALLGSGGFSQVFTAYRDSDGREVALKLGRGAHHERFAREATALRRVGAPTVPELFEHGVARGRPFLVMEHLHGQTLATWMAALPGTGAASLPRVREMLRGLCSALERTHSVGVAHRDLKPENVFLREGGTLSLLDLGLARFLDGEGDGPTDDVPPGMTPAGQRLGTPLYMSPEQCLDARLASTPADIYSLGVLLFELLTGAPPFVGSPEQIRHGHVSLRPPRVSDRAEVPPALDEVLRTCLAKSPQERYARAADVLVAFDAACLGAAQTSVVPQVEHSAALLPSTGSGPRQVALLGLNAPLTVDAVLAAIEPRGGILARVKPAGYVIAFAESLTAEANVRAAALTARRLVENGAGAAVLHLAELHVHAGISTLRLAGPALDASSEWWPTEWVPGETRVTDAAAARLSPSDTEAVDPDATTSFESAASSGRLRLLDSGASSSVSEPPPLMGREALLDQLEHDATRCLAHGVSGFAVLTGDVGLGKSRVLEALAARLEATGRAQVFRLRAAAPDVGSPEALLEALRASIAEGASPLPEIPRTRSVPLADARHAAARWLAEGLRLRARETPRVLLLDDAHLADPTSLDALEVATLAGASAPLWVCVVARPALLGLRPHLGERSAHPSRHVLPPLSPEASRTVLLHLLRPAEHIPEPVLARLEQLAQGVPLSLVELGVALRTAGALRAAPGGGWYIAPDALLDVSVTPLFQRLATRLLAGLPEAHGVLARLCAVLGTELDVSRVDAALRHLSPREELVGVATSLDAGAGLQRLARAGLLRPMGLGRFAFRHPLLREALEALLPPAPRRALHAAARMATPGDAPGERRRRAHHAAACGAHEEAANAFLTLAEESRRAHQSVEAEQHYTRALALLAEEDLERRSLALAGRGRVRHRLQRFEEGLGDLTSARALAEGRGDKSLIVDLLLEEATARDWMEDTAGSTACAREALERIEQLDDPRLSLRCSLARGRLHVRQGEWGSAARVLDSVVEGAERAREHETLVVALAMLGSALTFLQRTEEAATRFDEALVRCEAAGDALHLAAALINRVLLWLGQGDVVRMEEDLRRAMALGRELGHAQVERWSTFNLAEVLYMQGRLEEALPLARRAHELGVRFFLEHPVPVDALLLARIGAALGDMDEASRQLRWIETHCPPDSLPPTAVMRRLVELQVREAKAGTEAREGRAWRALEEEARELASPDEKAELLLQAARSAFEAGAQAEGLAWLVEAESAVSAAPLWRPRLDALRQSAPRG from the coding sequence ATGCGTTGTCCGAACTGTCACCGCCGCCTTCCCCTGGGCGCGGCCTGTCCCGTGCACGGGACGCGAGCACTTGGTCCCGCCTTCCCCGAGGCGCTGCCACTCGCGGATGTTCCTGGGGTGCGCGGCGCCGCGCTCCTGGGCAGCGGAGGCTTCTCTCAAGTCTTCACCGCGTATCGAGACTCGGATGGTCGCGAGGTCGCGCTCAAGCTGGGACGCGGTGCCCACCACGAACGCTTCGCGCGCGAGGCCACCGCGCTGCGCCGTGTCGGGGCTCCCACCGTGCCGGAGTTGTTCGAGCACGGCGTGGCTCGAGGCCGGCCCTTCCTGGTGATGGAGCATCTGCACGGACAGACGCTCGCGACGTGGATGGCGGCGCTCCCCGGCACCGGCGCCGCGTCGTTGCCTCGGGTGCGCGAGATGCTCCGTGGACTGTGCTCCGCGCTGGAGCGCACGCATTCTGTGGGAGTCGCCCACCGCGACCTCAAGCCGGAGAACGTCTTCCTGCGCGAGGGTGGCACGCTCAGCCTCCTCGACCTGGGGCTCGCGCGATTCCTCGATGGCGAGGGCGATGGGCCGACGGACGACGTTCCTCCCGGCATGACGCCCGCCGGACAGCGGCTGGGTACGCCGCTCTACATGTCTCCCGAGCAGTGTCTCGACGCGCGCCTCGCGAGCACGCCGGCCGACATCTACTCGCTGGGCGTCCTGCTCTTTGAGTTGCTCACGGGCGCGCCTCCGTTTGTCGGAAGCCCCGAGCAGATCCGCCACGGCCATGTCAGTCTGAGACCGCCGCGCGTCTCCGACCGTGCCGAGGTTCCTCCCGCGCTGGATGAGGTCCTGAGGACCTGTCTGGCCAAGTCGCCGCAGGAGCGCTACGCCCGCGCGGCCGACGTGCTCGTCGCGTTCGATGCGGCCTGTCTCGGCGCGGCGCAAACGAGTGTCGTCCCGCAGGTTGAACACTCCGCAGCGCTTCTCCCTTCGACGGGTTCGGGGCCACGCCAGGTGGCGTTGCTGGGGCTGAATGCGCCGCTGACGGTGGACGCGGTGCTGGCCGCCATCGAGCCGCGCGGAGGCATCCTCGCGCGAGTGAAGCCCGCGGGCTATGTCATCGCGTTCGCCGAGTCGCTCACCGCCGAGGCGAACGTGCGAGCCGCCGCGCTCACCGCGCGCAGGCTGGTCGAGAACGGTGCGGGGGCAGCGGTCCTCCACCTCGCGGAGCTGCATGTCCATGCGGGGATCTCCACGCTGCGCCTGGCCGGTCCGGCGTTGGACGCTTCGTCGGAGTGGTGGCCCACCGAATGGGTCCCAGGTGAGACGCGGGTCACCGACGCCGCCGCCGCGCGACTGAGCCCCAGCGACACCGAGGCCGTGGACCCCGATGCGACCACGTCCTTCGAGTCCGCTGCTTCGTCCGGCCGCCTGCGGCTGCTCGACAGCGGAGCCTCCAGCTCCGTGTCGGAGCCTCCTCCGCTCATGGGGCGCGAGGCCTTGCTGGACCAACTGGAGCACGACGCCACGCGCTGTCTCGCGCATGGCGTGTCCGGGTTCGCGGTCCTCACGGGCGATGTGGGGCTGGGGAAATCTCGAGTCCTCGAGGCGCTGGCCGCGAGACTGGAAGCGACAGGCCGTGCCCAGGTCTTCCGACTCCGCGCGGCGGCTCCAGACGTGGGGTCTCCAGAGGCGCTGCTGGAGGCGCTGCGGGCCTCCATCGCGGAGGGGGCGTCACCGCTTCCCGAGATACCTCGCACCCGCTCCGTGCCGCTCGCGGACGCGCGCCATGCCGCGGCTCGCTGGCTCGCGGAGGGCCTGCGGCTCAGGGCACGCGAGACACCTCGGGTCCTGTTGCTGGATGACGCGCACCTCGCCGACCCCACCAGTCTCGATGCGCTGGAGGTGGCCACCCTCGCGGGGGCGTCCGCGCCGTTGTGGGTCTGCGTGGTGGCTCGGCCCGCGCTGCTGGGACTCCGGCCTCATCTGGGGGAGCGCAGCGCGCATCCGTCCCGGCATGTCCTGCCGCCCTTGTCACCCGAGGCGAGCCGCACGGTGCTCCTGCATCTGCTGCGTCCCGCGGAGCACATCCCCGAGCCCGTGCTGGCGCGACTGGAGCAACTCGCGCAGGGCGTGCCCTTGTCCCTGGTCGAGTTGGGTGTCGCGCTGAGGACCGCCGGCGCGTTGCGTGCCGCGCCCGGTGGGGGTTGGTACATCGCACCGGATGCGTTGCTGGACGTGTCGGTGACACCGCTGTTCCAGCGGCTCGCCACACGTCTGCTCGCGGGACTGCCCGAGGCTCATGGTGTCCTCGCGCGCTTGTGTGCGGTGCTGGGCACGGAGCTGGATGTCTCGCGCGTCGACGCGGCGCTTCGTCACCTGTCTCCTCGAGAGGAGCTCGTGGGAGTCGCCACGTCGCTCGACGCGGGGGCGGGGTTGCAGCGCCTGGCTCGCGCGGGGCTGCTGCGTCCCATGGGCCTGGGCCGCTTCGCCTTCCGGCATCCCTTGCTGCGAGAGGCGCTCGAGGCGCTGCTTCCTCCCGCGCCCCGTCGTGCACTGCATGCCGCCGCGCGCATGGCCACTCCCGGAGATGCTCCTGGAGAGCGTCGCCGGCGTGCGCACCATGCCGCGGCCTGTGGTGCACACGAGGAGGCCGCCAATGCCTTCCTCACCCTGGCCGAGGAGTCTCGCCGCGCTCACCAGTCAGTGGAGGCGGAGCAGCACTACACCCGCGCGCTCGCGCTGCTCGCGGAAGAGGACCTGGAGCGGCGGTCGCTTGCGTTGGCGGGGCGGGGCAGGGTGCGGCATCGCCTCCAGCGGTTCGAAGAGGGACTCGGTGACCTGACCTCCGCGCGAGCGCTCGCCGAGGGCCGAGGTGACAAGTCACTGATTGTCGACCTGTTGCTGGAAGAAGCCACCGCGCGCGACTGGATGGAGGACACGGCCGGCTCAACGGCCTGCGCACGCGAGGCGCTGGAGCGCATCGAACAGCTCGACGACCCGCGCTTGTCCTTGCGGTGTTCACTGGCTCGGGGCCGCTTGCATGTTCGCCAGGGCGAGTGGGGCTCGGCGGCGCGTGTCCTCGACTCCGTCGTCGAAGGCGCGGAGCGCGCGCGGGAGCACGAGACGCTCGTGGTGGCACTGGCCATGCTGGGCTCGGCGCTCACCTTCCTTCAGCGCACGGAGGAGGCGGCCACGCGCTTCGACGAGGCCCTGGTCCGCTGCGAGGCCGCGGGGGATGCGTTGCACCTGGCCGCGGCCCTCATCAACCGCGTGCTGCTGTGGCTGGGGCAGGGGGATGTGGTGCGCATGGAAGAGGACCTGCGCCGCGCCATGGCGTTGGGCCGCGAGCTGGGTCATGCCCAGGTGGAGCGCTGGTCCACCTTCAACCTGGCGGAGGTGCTCTACATGCAAGGGCGTCTCGAGGAGGCCCTTCCGTTGGCGCGGCGCGCACATGAGCTGGGCGTGCGTTTCTTCCTCGAACATCCCGTGCCCGTGGATGCGCTCCTGCTCGCGCGCATCGGCGCCGCCCTGGGCGACATGGACGAGGCCTCACGCCAGCTTCGGTGGATTGAAACCCATTGTCCCCCCGACTCCCTGCCACCCACCGCGGTCATGCGCCGCCTCGTGGAGCTCCAGGTTCGCGAGGCCAAGGCCGGCACGGAGGCCCGTGAAGGGCGGGCCTGGCGGGCCTTGGAGGAAGAGGCCCGGGAGCTGGCCTCTCCCGATGAGAAGGCGGAGTTGCTCCTGCAAGCGGCTCGCTCCGCCTTCGAGGCGGGGGCTCAAGCCGAGGGCCTCGCGTGGCTCGTCGAGGCCGAGAGCGCTGTGTCGGCCGCGCCCTTGTGGCGCCCTCGACTGGACGCGCTGCGGCAGAGCGCTCCACGCGGGTAG
- a CDS encoding GyrI-like domain-containing protein: MHIPLRLKERAMDVSVVSRAELKLVGLKVVGRRSELSHRVPLAWTELIARLPSIPNIVNREVLYGASPERDFLRGHPDGVYTYSVCVEVASLDSVPEGMSTLVLAPCDYAMARIQGAASAIDAAYLGMARWLAETGRKTNAQAHSLERYDVTRQRVTPPYEGFDYDLLKPLAP; the protein is encoded by the coding sequence ATGCACATCCCTCTCCGTCTGAAGGAGCGCGCCATGGATGTCTCCGTCGTGTCTCGAGCGGAACTCAAGCTCGTGGGCCTGAAGGTCGTGGGTCGCCGCAGCGAACTGAGCCACCGCGTCCCCCTGGCCTGGACCGAGCTCATCGCGAGGCTGCCTTCCATCCCGAACATCGTGAACCGAGAGGTCCTCTACGGCGCCTCCCCCGAGCGCGACTTCCTCCGCGGCCATCCCGACGGCGTCTACACATACAGCGTCTGCGTCGAGGTGGCCTCGCTGGACTCAGTCCCCGAAGGGATGAGCACGCTGGTGCTCGCGCCCTGCGACTATGCGATGGCGAGAATCCAGGGAGCCGCCTCGGCCATCGACGCGGCCTACCTGGGCATGGCTCGCTGGCTGGCCGAGACCGGGCGAAAGACAAACGCCCAGGCACACAGCCTGGAGCGTTACGACGTCACGCGCCAACGGGTGACTCCTCCCTACGAGGGCTTCGACTACGACCTCCTCAAGCCCCTCGCGCCGTGA
- a CDS encoding OPT family oligopeptide transporter — protein MALSSPHAPPEDAASPLAPTPASLTLLSIPGDTTEATDSYWLTHVYQADRLPQFTLRSVLLGAAIGVVTCATNLYVGLKTGLAFGVAITAALLAHASHGLLRRLSPGLAGSPLSTLETCNAQAVASAAGYATGGALVSVQGAWLIVTGQHPSGPTLLAWTFFLSALGVLFAVPFKRRLVDHEQLPFASGTAAATTIRALHSTGSEARPRLRMLGWGGLISGLVTLVRDGLGRLPTSIPFPGTWGGFPLERLGFALESSLLPVGAGVLLGPRTTTSLMLGALLIHGLVAPRVLRSGLVSAESGAFLEWSLWPGAAALATASLLQFVLDGRVLRRALSGLFSRAEVTPHPVDALQVPRWWLLVGLLVLVPATLAVAHVSFGVPLAHAVLAIALSFVLCLISCRVTGETDATPVGALSQVTQLTYGVLLPNQVHANLATAGITVNAASSSADLLTDLKTGHLLGANPRRLFLAQLLGSAVGAIAVVPLFFLLVPDREALGGERFPAPAAFITASVARVLSSGLDTLAPATRAAVGWAALGAAILVLAERVAPARARRWIPSPLGMGLACLLPPSYALGLFLGGCLSAVAGYVKSTTLEGRVVTLAAGAIAGEGLVGVAIVLSQALW, from the coding sequence ATGGCCTTGTCCTCTCCGCATGCCCCGCCCGAGGATGCCGCGTCCCCCCTGGCGCCAACTCCCGCCTCGCTGACGCTGCTGAGCATCCCCGGAGACACCACCGAGGCCACGGACTCCTACTGGCTCACGCACGTCTATCAAGCCGACCGCCTGCCCCAGTTCACCCTTCGCTCCGTCCTGCTGGGCGCTGCCATCGGCGTCGTCACCTGCGCGACCAACCTCTACGTGGGACTCAAGACGGGGCTCGCGTTCGGAGTCGCCATCACCGCCGCGCTGCTCGCTCATGCGTCTCATGGACTCTTGCGGCGTCTGTCGCCTGGGCTCGCGGGTTCACCCTTGTCCACGCTGGAGACATGCAACGCGCAGGCGGTGGCGTCGGCGGCCGGCTATGCCACGGGGGGCGCGCTCGTCTCCGTGCAAGGCGCATGGCTCATCGTCACCGGACAACATCCCTCCGGCCCGACGCTGCTCGCGTGGACGTTCTTCCTGTCCGCGCTGGGAGTCCTCTTCGCAGTGCCGTTCAAGCGACGGCTCGTGGACCACGAGCAGCTTCCGTTTGCCTCGGGCACCGCCGCCGCGACCACCATTCGCGCGCTGCACTCGACGGGCTCAGAGGCCCGTCCGCGCCTGCGCATGCTGGGATGGGGCGGACTGATATCAGGACTGGTGACCCTGGTTCGTGACGGGCTCGGCCGACTCCCCACGTCGATTCCATTCCCCGGTACCTGGGGCGGATTCCCCCTGGAGCGATTGGGGTTCGCGCTGGAGTCGAGCTTGCTCCCGGTGGGCGCGGGCGTCCTGCTGGGGCCTCGCACCACGACGTCGTTGATGCTGGGCGCGCTGCTCATCCATGGGCTCGTGGCCCCCCGTGTCCTTCGTTCGGGGCTGGTCTCCGCGGAGTCGGGGGCCTTCCTCGAGTGGAGCTTGTGGCCTGGGGCCGCGGCGCTCGCCACGGCGTCGTTGCTCCAGTTCGTGCTCGATGGCCGCGTCCTTCGCCGTGCCTTGAGCGGCTTGTTCTCGCGCGCGGAAGTCACTCCTCATCCAGTGGATGCGCTTCAGGTGCCGCGCTGGTGGCTCCTCGTGGGCCTGCTCGTCCTGGTGCCCGCGACCCTCGCCGTGGCGCATGTGAGCTTCGGTGTCCCGCTCGCGCATGCCGTGCTCGCCATCGCGTTGTCCTTCGTCTTGTGCCTCATCTCCTGCCGCGTCACGGGCGAAACCGATGCCACACCCGTGGGCGCGCTCAGCCAGGTGACACAGCTCACGTATGGCGTGCTGCTGCCCAACCAGGTCCACGCGAACCTCGCCACGGCGGGCATCACCGTCAACGCGGCTTCCTCGTCCGCGGACCTCCTCACCGACCTGAAGACGGGCCATCTCCTGGGGGCGAATCCGCGCCGCTTGTTCCTGGCCCAGTTGCTGGGCTCGGCGGTGGGGGCCATCGCGGTGGTGCCGCTGTTCTTCCTGCTCGTGCCCGACCGCGAGGCCCTGGGCGGTGAGCGCTTTCCCGCCCCCGCGGCCTTCATCACCGCGAGCGTGGCGCGGGTGCTGTCCTCGGGGTTGGACACCCTGGCGCCGGCGACTCGGGCCGCCGTCGGGTGGGCCGCACTGGGCGCGGCCATTCTCGTACTCGCCGAGCGGGTGGCTCCTGCTCGTGCGCGCCGCTGGATTCCCTCTCCCCTGGGGATGGGGCTGGCGTGTCTGCTGCCCCCCTCGTACGCGCTGGGGCTCTTCCTCGGGGGCTGTCTCTCCGCCGTCGCGGGATACGTGAAATCCACGACGCTGGAAGGCCGTGTGGTGACGCTCGCGGCGGGCGCCATTGCTGGCGAGGGATTGGTGGGCGTCGCCATCGTGCTGTCACAGGCGCTCTGGTAG
- a CDS encoding MerR family transcriptional regulator, producing the protein MLSISAFADRCGISPSALRFYERKGLLVPAQRRENGYRAYAPEQVAEARFLGSLRAAGISLSAIRDFLRRDARSREALLETWRQEMSARLLSLQVADQYLQGLKPSWPRVHLEHWAEPTVLFWFPARVPEGPLPFRAEVRAHKKLLERRGARVLTSGYVRTLDFEEGHLVGEVGFRVKPGRRTPPGARRQEVPPTLFATLECGSRDEVAAHRVFRFLDELGFRPEGLHLERYLPGASDRYLLMIAVQRRPLEGR; encoded by the coding sequence ATGCTGTCGATTTCCGCCTTCGCCGACCGCTGCGGCATCTCTCCGAGCGCCCTTCGCTTCTACGAGCGAAAGGGATTGCTCGTGCCGGCGCAGCGCCGGGAGAACGGCTACCGCGCCTATGCGCCCGAGCAGGTGGCCGAGGCCCGCTTCCTCGGGAGTCTGCGCGCGGCGGGAATCTCCCTGAGTGCCATCCGGGACTTTCTGCGGCGAGATGCTCGCTCACGCGAGGCCTTGCTCGAGACCTGGCGTCAGGAGATGTCCGCGCGGCTGCTGTCCCTTCAAGTCGCCGACCAGTACTTGCAGGGGTTGAAGCCCTCCTGGCCACGCGTGCACCTGGAACACTGGGCCGAGCCCACCGTGCTCTTCTGGTTCCCCGCGCGTGTTCCCGAAGGCCCGTTGCCCTTCCGCGCGGAAGTCCGCGCGCACAAGAAGCTGCTCGAACGCAGAGGGGCCCGCGTGTTGACCAGTGGCTATGTCCGTACGCTCGATTTCGAGGAGGGACACCTGGTGGGAGAGGTGGGCTTTCGAGTGAAGCCTGGGCGGCGGACGCCTCCAGGGGCTCGGCGACAGGAGGTTCCTCCCACGCTCTTCGCCACCCTGGAGTGTGGTTCGAGGGACGAGGTCGCGGCGCATCGTGTGTTCCGGTTCCTCGACGAGCTGGGCTTTCGTCCCGAGGGACTCCACCTGGAGCGATACCTCCCCGGTGCGTCGGACCGGTACCTGCTGATGATCGCCGTCCAGCGACGCCCGCTTGAGGGAAGGTGA
- a CDS encoding cyclase family protein, which translates to MFKHIIQALVIASVGWSTAAMAAAPSEKPASTPGLSTPESIQAWKKQHRNWGRWGAEDQLGAANLITPAKRKEAAKLVREGVSVSLAHTLETHKAPDVPSPLVHEMIEHGEAASSTYAADRLDLGYHGWSHTHLDALCHVFDEGRTYNGHAQGKVDSKGCSVLSVNAMRDGLVTRGVFIDMAAFKGVPYLEPGTPIHASDLEAWERKTKVKVTSGDAVIVRTGRWARRAAVGPWDVSSRSPGLHASSVEWFAARGVAVVATDVGLDVIPSGVEAYVLPVHLLLISSLGVHVIDNADLEALAKASAARGRYDFLLSVAPLAVEGGTGSPVNPIATF; encoded by the coding sequence ATGTTCAAGCACATCATCCAGGCCCTGGTCATCGCGAGCGTGGGCTGGAGCACCGCCGCCATGGCCGCGGCTCCCTCCGAGAAGCCCGCGAGTACGCCGGGCCTGTCGACCCCCGAGTCCATCCAGGCGTGGAAGAAGCAGCACCGCAACTGGGGACGGTGGGGCGCGGAGGACCAGCTCGGCGCGGCCAACCTCATCACGCCCGCCAAGCGCAAGGAGGCGGCGAAGCTCGTGCGCGAAGGCGTGTCCGTCTCGCTGGCGCACACGCTGGAGACCCACAAGGCCCCGGATGTTCCGTCGCCGCTGGTGCACGAGATGATTGAACATGGCGAGGCCGCGTCCTCGACCTACGCGGCGGACCGGTTGGACCTGGGCTACCACGGCTGGTCTCACACGCACCTGGATGCGCTCTGCCACGTCTTCGACGAAGGCCGGACGTACAACGGCCACGCGCAGGGCAAGGTGGATTCGAAGGGCTGCTCGGTGTTGTCGGTGAACGCGATGCGCGACGGGCTGGTGACGCGCGGGGTGTTCATCGACATGGCCGCGTTCAAGGGCGTGCCCTACCTGGAGCCGGGGACGCCCATCCATGCGTCCGACCTGGAGGCGTGGGAGCGCAAGACGAAGGTGAAGGTGACGAGCGGGGACGCGGTCATCGTGCGCACGGGGCGGTGGGCCCGCCGCGCGGCCGTGGGGCCCTGGGACGTCTCCTCCCGCTCTCCGGGCCTGCATGCCTCCAGCGTGGAGTGGTTCGCCGCGCGCGGGGTGGCGGTCGTCGCGACGGACGTGGGGCTGGATGTGATTCCCTCGGGGGTGGAGGCGTATGTGTTGCCGGTCCACCTGCTGCTCATCAGCTCGCTGGGAGTCCACGTCATCGACAACGCGGACCTGGAGGCGCTGGCGAAGGCCTCGGCGGCGCGAGGCCGCTACGACTTTCTCTTGAGCGTGGCGCCCCTGGCCGTGGAGGGCGGAACGGGCTCTCCGGTGAACCCCATCGCGACCTTCTGA
- a CDS encoding sigma 54-interacting transcriptional regulator has product MSASDRARSTPPTPDAKPDSLWKLEARETGDEALHVTLPYEQGRRAYDASTVRRFRLTVVEGTQSGSTWESTADTCSVGSHPLNDFAVDDPTVSRFHCEVRIGPRGPQVRDLDSLNGVILDGVQVMEGVLRSGSLLRLGRVVLRFDFSAENNRLPVSESTRFGTLVGASVAMRVCFAMMERAASRDVTVLLEGETGTGKSQAAQAIHEAGRRKDGPFLVVDCGAIPAHLLESELFGHEKGAFTGAVHRRAGVFEEAIGGTVFLDEIGELPAELQPKLLRVLENREIRRVGSNTYQPVDVRLMAATHRDLRAEVNAGRFRSDLFFRLAVLRIALPPLRQRPEDLPLLVDGILGSLGADLDRTASLRTPDFLARLRYAAWPGNVRELRNYLERCLVFEEAVELTEEEARSGNPMEVDPSLPYADQRRRSVDDFERRYLRALLEKHQGKVAQAAVTAGVDRVHLYRLLRRHGIKP; this is encoded by the coding sequence ATGTCTGCATCCGACCGGGCCCGCTCAACCCCTCCAACTCCTGACGCGAAACCCGATTCGCTCTGGAAGCTCGAGGCCCGGGAGACTGGGGACGAGGCGCTCCACGTGACGTTGCCGTACGAGCAGGGGCGTCGCGCCTATGACGCCTCGACGGTGCGCCGCTTCCGCCTGACGGTGGTGGAGGGCACGCAGTCCGGCAGCACGTGGGAGTCCACGGCGGACACGTGCTCGGTCGGCTCGCACCCGCTCAACGACTTCGCGGTGGATGACCCCACCGTGTCGCGCTTCCACTGCGAGGTCCGCATCGGGCCCCGAGGCCCTCAGGTGCGAGACCTGGACAGCCTCAACGGCGTCATCCTGGATGGCGTGCAGGTGATGGAGGGCGTGCTGCGCAGCGGCTCCCTGCTGCGGCTGGGGCGCGTGGTGCTGCGCTTCGACTTCAGCGCGGAGAACAACCGGCTGCCCGTGTCGGAGAGCACGCGCTTCGGGACGCTCGTGGGCGCCTCGGTGGCCATGCGCGTGTGCTTCGCGATGATGGAGCGCGCCGCGTCCCGCGACGTCACCGTGCTGCTGGAGGGAGAGACTGGCACGGGAAAGAGCCAGGCCGCGCAGGCCATCCATGAAGCGGGGCGCCGCAAGGACGGGCCCTTCCTCGTGGTGGACTGCGGCGCCATTCCGGCGCACCTCCTGGAGAGCGAGCTGTTCGGCCACGAGAAGGGCGCCTTCACTGGAGCCGTCCATCGGCGCGCGGGCGTCTTCGAGGAGGCCATCGGCGGCACCGTCTTCCTCGACGAGATTGGAGAGCTGCCCGCGGAGCTCCAGCCCAAGCTCCTGCGCGTGCTGGAGAACCGCGAGATTCGCCGCGTCGGCAGCAACACGTACCAGCCCGTGGACGTGCGGCTGATGGCGGCCACGCACCGCGACCTGCGCGCGGAGGTGAACGCGGGGCGCTTCCGCTCGGACCTCTTCTTCCGGCTCGCCGTGCTGCGCATCGCCCTCCCCCCGCTGCGTCAGCGGCCGGAGGACCTGCCCTTGCTGGTGGACGGAATCCTCGGCTCGCTCGGCGCGGATCTGGACCGCACGGCGTCCCTGCGCACGCCGGACTTCCTCGCGCGCCTGAGGTACGCGGCGTGGCCCGGCAACGTCCGCGAGCTGCGCAACTACCTGGAGCGGTGCCTCGTCTTCGAGGAGGCCGTGGAGCTCACCGAGGAGGAAGCGCGCTCCGGCAATCCGATGGAGGTGGACCCCAGCCTCCCGTACGCGGACCAGCGCCGTCGCTCGGTGGATGACTTCGAGCGTCGCTACCTGCGCGCCCTCTTGGAGAAGCACCAGGGCAAGGTGGCCCAGGCCGCTGTCACCGCGGGCGTGGACCGCGTCCACCTCTACCGGCTCTTGCGCAGGCACGGCATCAAGCCGTGA
- a CDS encoding serine/threonine-protein kinase — MTTGGVESLYGEELRPGALVGRWVVDRVHYRGLLSTLYRARDVSGGSLAALKVLPSLATATDTSLRRFRREAATLQRLTHPHIVGVLDYGELPDGRPFIAMEWLEGRDLAAELAARGPLASREALEVLEQVGAALRVAHSAGVVHRDLKAQNVMKLSGSGETLLVKLVDFGVAKGLTPDAPGASSLTHTGVALGTPLSMAPEQIRGEVPDARTDLYALGVLLFQLVTGQPPFQGATRHEVEEQHLHAPPPRPAERAPVPAALDDVVLRCLAKKREDRYPDVATFLEDLRRAVGGRRPRELVGHAVALYAEARLSRAPDADLLERMDSLLERTGALVRDAGLEVRVEGSGCLMALAPLPDDVASERAVRERVLAAALDLLAGARASDEAVELAITVHVDRHSTSEGRAGGGGSLMHLPGWVADAHGAGLVATEPALRDLESGFLAAPLPGGGAIWSRITGRR, encoded by the coding sequence ATGACCACCGGAGGCGTGGAGTCGCTCTATGGCGAGGAGCTGAGGCCCGGAGCGCTGGTGGGCCGATGGGTGGTGGATCGTGTCCACTACCGCGGCTTGCTCTCCACGCTCTACCGGGCTCGGGATGTGAGCGGGGGCTCGCTCGCGGCGTTGAAGGTGCTTCCGTCACTGGCGACCGCGACGGACACCTCGCTGCGCCGCTTCCGTCGCGAGGCCGCCACCCTCCAGCGGTTGACGCATCCGCACATCGTCGGGGTGCTCGACTACGGCGAGCTTCCCGACGGCCGGCCCTTCATCGCCATGGAGTGGCTGGAGGGCAGGGACCTGGCGGCGGAGCTGGCCGCGCGAGGTCCCCTCGCTTCACGTGAAGCCTTGGAGGTGTTGGAGCAGGTGGGCGCCGCGCTGCGTGTCGCTCATTCCGCGGGCGTGGTTCATCGCGACCTCAAGGCGCAGAACGTGATGAAGCTGTCGGGCAGCGGCGAGACGCTGCTGGTGAAGCTGGTGGACTTCGGCGTGGCGAAAGGGCTCACGCCGGATGCACCGGGGGCTTCTTCGCTGACCCATACAGGCGTGGCCCTGGGCACTCCGCTGTCCATGGCGCCGGAGCAGATTCGCGGCGAGGTGCCTGATGCTCGCACCGACCTCTACGCGCTCGGCGTGCTCCTGTTCCAGCTCGTCACCGGACAGCCGCCGTTCCAGGGGGCGACACGCCACGAGGTGGAGGAGCAGCACCTGCATGCGCCACCGCCTCGGCCCGCGGAGCGTGCTCCCGTGCCGGCGGCGCTGGATGACGTGGTGCTGCGGTGCCTCGCCAAGAAACGCGAGGACCGCTACCCGGACGTGGCCACGTTCCTGGAGGACCTGCGCCGCGCGGTGGGGGGCAGGCGGCCTCGCGAGCTGGTGGGCCATGCCGTGGCGCTCTACGCGGAGGCCCGTCTTTCGCGCGCCCCGGACGCGGACTTGTTGGAGCGCATGGACTCGCTGCTGGAGCGCACGGGGGCGCTCGTCCGCGACGCGGGGCTGGAGGTGCGAGTGGAGGGGAGTGGATGTCTCATGGCCTTGGCTCCGCTCCCGGACGACGTGGCCTCGGAGCGCGCCGTGCGTGAGCGGGTCCTGGCCGCTGCACTGGACCTGCTCGCGGGGGCCCGTGCTTCCGATGAGGCCGTGGAGTTGGCCATCACCGTCCACGTGGACCGGCACTCCACCTCCGAGGGACGTGCCGGAGGTGGGGGCAGCTTGATGCACCTGCCGGGTTGGGTGGCGGACGCGCATGGCGCGGGTCTGGTCGCCACCGAGCCGGCGCTGCGAGACCTGGAGTCGGGGTTCCTCGCGGCGCCATTGCCCGGTGGCGGGGCCATCTGGTCCCGCATCACCGGGCGGCGGTGA